In a genomic window of Drosophila takahashii strain IR98-3 E-12201 chromosome 3L, DtakHiC1v2, whole genome shotgun sequence:
- the Gug gene encoding arginine-glutamic acid dipeptide repeats protein isoform X6, whose translation MAASTQGEIRVGPGHQVNDVYAKLPDYNPISSFPIDKETDERELEESRWSPGVVADGDLLMFLRAARSMAAFQGMCDGGLEDGCLAASRDDTTINALDVLHDSGYDPGKALQALVKCPVSKGIDKKWTEDETKKFIKGLRQFGKNFFRIHKDLLPHKDTPELVEFYYLWKKTPGANNNRPHRRRRQSALRRNRVTRANNSNSNTPPKKEDTPEPQTATTAATATATASAASETASRSSPAVSKEENSSLTEDDASECDSDSSLTHKRDESPSRMRTRNKQQNSNSSNQNSSNTTSSSSSSGGGSNNAASGNATSIGSGSSGGGAAGGNSSSSKDQSANANAVANGKRPKRGSETPDVAGGGASVDSPKTPTKAVAESSANKRKGGKQDTPNKKKRTEQEERSSEPASAQEEPNAVKEKSRKRPDSPVESMNSDSRPDSVLDDGESNTTDTTTAEQQSTKDSKETTVSCKEERDMITNSDLEAKAEEAKAFKAEALAAEDSKDSAIKNMDEETNIQAPSSLDASSVEGPPVVNPVAPPITMKVPTIATVEALNASVDRKEAIEKMESCDSDPEMLKKLATIKQEVSPQQQHQQQQQSQQQQLQQQLAPMGIQPPPISAPSESIYIKKEPMEDSMDATCNQNSNEPQDLKVKIEIKNEDALKHSAGGGLPPTGPGAPHPLSGAPVESNQEPLHLQHLPPQPPPGYLIDGQLKYGPPGQGVPPQPPQLHSDAAGGAPPGAAPTTPQKYPPELEMKFAPQDLKYPPPPPLDALKYSQEMQAAAAAAAAAGKYDMKYMMEQQGKYPVELSAAHQPPSKPGYQDSLKIPDVKAGFGHLPHNVGSPLDVAHKYGPPPTSQESQQQQQSQQQQQSQPPGATPPPGIAMPKPHYQHDVQTPPLGRPFEPTGLMLKYGDPLAAKYGPPQDLKYPMPPVSQAGGPADVKPYGGENLIKSSPYGPPPESPIDASARSTPGQDSQGSNSNSQPPSMPPQPQQFQSPHPSPHMPSPAGGGLPPGMHPQNLIHGPPTGAPQPPPPPTSLHQPTPTAPGPPSLQHGLHPGHPGHPQLSVASSMPPSSIGIPPTLSTMAPSHMHPHLHPHAHLQGLHRPHDLPPSMHPHAPMPLSLQGHPPHGHGGLPQSHAPQQQQQQQPTGTVRTPSPAQQQQQPPRSLHDPQSSREPPSSQPSTTMAAGSSGGGPPPQQSPHAHRTSPLPGLSGSGPPPPGLIGHPMAIHPHLAHLPPGHPAHAALAHPGHHLLSHSIAGLGPGGGPIALLAGPGGLGGIPESALSRRTPPSHLPHASHASAAPLTPHSVASMTSSSMSLTTSTVPSSAFSRASPSVQISSGGGGGGPSSSGPGSVGLANSSAAAAAAAAAAAHRAASPASSVSSLSRQSPLHPVPQSPLSHHPSSSALSAAAAAVAERDRHALMRQQSPHMTPPPVSQASLMASPLSKMYAPQPGQRGLGTSPPPHLRPGASPPVIRHPQMPLPLPLIAPGGGIPQIGVHPGQSPYPHPLLHPSVFYSPHHHPFNSPYGYAPYGPGFPAYMKPPPQPGQLDPAAVMAAHHAGLQGPPPQQMRQDEQNAAAAAAAAAAAEKQHQAAAAAAAQQHKAPQQQPPGGMPPNKPPTPKTPQGPGGGMPPGMGGPGTPTGLPPGAYPGSHMPGYPQGPPHGSPFAPQDGQPHGLKPTSHMDALRAHAHSANSAGMGGGHHPTEPLPIDIEPDPEPEIPSPTHNIPRGPSPEAKPDDTECHRSQSAIFVRHIDRGDYNSCTRTDLIFKPVADSKLARKREERDRKLAEKERERRQQQQQQQQQQQQQQAAAAQQAAQQAKMKAELKPPYADTPALRQLSEYARPHVAFSPVEQMVPYHHPMGPMYRERELEEIKNAQAAAASQSRLDPHWMEYYRRSLSNHPHSGIHPSQFPLYANPAISQMERERLGIPPPHHVGLDPGEHMVRMIRLTREYHAHSHTHLHLPLHPQPQPPEAGFQLPPNVGQYPRPNMLIPREPHSDVLLRMSYADQLQAAEFQRQSLHDQYFRNQLR comes from the exons ATGGCGGCCTCCACTCAAGGAGAAATTCGAGTGGGTCCCGGCCACCAGGTAAACGATGTCTAT GCAAAACTGCCCGATTATAATCCAATCTCAAGCTTCCCCATCGACAAGGAAACCGATGAACGTGAACTAGAGGAATCAAGATGGAGTCCAGGCGTTGTGGCCGATGGCGACTTGTTAATGTTCTTGCGTGCGGCTCGCTCGATGGCTGCATTTCAAGGAATGTGTGATGGCGGTTTAGAAGACGGTTGTTTGGCTGCCAGTCGCGACGACACCACAATAAACGCACTCGACGTG CTCCACGATTCTGGCTACGATCCAGGCAAAGCTCTACAAGCGCTCGTAAAGTGCCCCGTTTCCAAGGGCATCGACAAGAAGTGGACGGAGGACGAAACAAAGAAATTCATCAAGGGTCTGCGACAGTTCGGGAAGAACTTCTTCCGCATCCACAAGGACCTGCTGCCGCACAAGGACACGCCGGAGCTGGTCGAGTTCTACTATCTGTGGAAGAAGACGCCCGGCGCGAACAACAACAGGCCGCACAGGCGGCGTAGACAGAGCGCCCTGCGCCGCAATCGTGTCACGCGggccaacaacagcaacagcaacacaccTCCCAAGAAGGAGGACACTCCGGAACCACAAACTGCGACGACGGCGGCGACGGCGACGGCGACGGCAAGCGCGGCGTCCGAGACGGCGAGTCGCTCCTCGCCCGCTGTCTCCAAGGAGGAGAACAGCTCGCTCACCGAGGACGACGCCAGCGAGTGCGACAGTGATTCGAGTCTGACCCACAAAAGGGATGAATCACCCTCAAGGATGAGGACGCGAAATAAGCAAcagaacagcaacagcagcaaccagaacagcagcaacaccaccagcagcagcagcagcagcggcggcggcagcaacaacgccGCTTCCGGCAACGCCACTTCCATAGGCAGCGGTTCGAGCGGCGGCGGTGCCGCTGGCGGCAACAGCTCCTCGTCCAAGGACCAGTCAGCCAACGCCAACGCCGTGGCTAATGGCAAGAGGCCCAAGCGAGGCTCCGAAACACCGGATGTGGCCGGCGGCGGAGCCTCGGTCGATAGTCCCAAGACGCCGACGAAAGCGGTGGCCGAGAGTTCGGCCAACAAGCGCAAGGGCGGCAAGCAGGATACGCCCAACAAGAAGAAGCGAACGGAACAGGAGGAACGCAGCAGCGAGCCAGCGAGTGCCCAGGAGGAGCCGAATGCCGTCAAGGAGAAGTCGCGCAAGCGACCGGACAGCCCGGTGGAGAGCATGAACTCGGACAGCCGGCCGGACTCGGTGCTCGACGATGGCGAGTCGAATACGACGGACACCACCACCGCCGAGCAGCAGTCCACCAAGGACAGCAAGGAGACGACGGTCAGCTGCAAGGAGGAGCGCGATATGATCACCAACAGTGATCTGGAGGCCAAGGCGGAGGAAGCGAAGGCCTTCAAGGCGGAGGCTTTGGCGGCGGAGGACAGCAAGGATAGCGCCATTAAGAACATGGACGAGGAGACGAATATCCAGGCGCCGAGCAGTCTGGATGCGAGTTCGGTGGAGGGACCCCCTGTGGTCAATCCCGTGGCGCCGCCCATTACCATGAAGGTGCCCACAATTGCCACTGTGGAGGCGCTGAATGCTTCGGTGGATCGCAAGGAGGCCATCGAGAAAATGGAGTCCTGCGACAGCGATCCAGAGATGCTCAAGAAGCTGGCCACCATCAAGCAGGAGGTTtctccgcagcagcagcaccagcagcagcagcaatcccaacagcagcagttgcaacaGCAACTTGCTCCCATGGGCATTCAGCCACCTCCAATTAGCGCCCCCTCAGAATCGATCTACATCAAGAAGGAGCCCATGGAGGACTCCATGGACGCCACCTGCAATCAGAACAGCAACGAGCCGCAGGATCTCAAGGTGAAGATCGAGATTAAGAATGAGGATGCACTGAAGCACAGTGCGGGAGGAGGTCTGCCGCCCACGGGACCAGGTGCACCACATCCGCTCTCCGGAGCTCCCGTAGAAAGTAATCAGGAGCCGCTGCACCTGCAACATCTGCCTCCGCAACCGCCTCCTGGCTACCTGATCGATGGCCAGCTGAAGTACGGACCACCGGGACAGGGAGTGCCGCCGCAGCCACCGCAGCTGCATAGCGATGCGGCTGGAGGAGCACCGCCCGGAGCAGCGCCTACAACGCCGCAGAAATACCCCCCCGAGCTGGAGATGAAGTTTGCTCCCCAGGATCTCAAGTAtccaccaccgccaccgctGGATGCACTCAAGTACAGCCAGGAGAtgcaggcggcggcggctgcagCGGCTGCTGCCGGCAAGTACGACATGAAGTACATGATGGAGCAGCAGGGCAAGTATCCCGTGGAGTTGTCCGCTGCCCATCAGCCGCCTAGCAAGCCGGGCTACCAGGATTCGCTAAAGATTCCCGATGTAAAGGCCGGCTTTGGTCACCTGCCGCACAACGTGGGCTCTCCGCTGGACGTGGCCCACAAATACGGACCGCCACCCACATCCCAAGagtcccagcagcagcagcaatcgcagcagcagcagcagtcgcagCCGCCGGGAGCCACACCTCCGCCTGGCATCGCCATGCCCAAGCCGCACTACCAGCACGACGTGCAGACGCCTCCCTTGGGACGACCCTTCGAGCCCACTGGCTTGATGCTCAAGTACGGCGATCCATTGGCGGCTAAGTACGGTCCGCCGCAGGATCTCAAGTACCCCATGCCACCGGTTTCGCAGGCAGGAGGACCTGCGGACGTGAAGCCCTATGGCGGCGAGAATCTGATCAAATCCTCGCCTTACGGGCCTCCGCCCGAGAGTCCAATCGACGCCTCTGCGCGCTCTACTCCTGGCCAAGATAGCCAGGGCAGCAATAGTAATTCGCAGCCGCCGTCGATGCCACCGCAACCGCAGCAGTTCCAGTCGCCGCATCCCTCGCCGCACATGCCTTCGCCAGCGGGAGGTGGCCTGCCGCCGGGAATGCATCCGCAAAATCTCATCCACGGCCCGCCAACAGGCGCCCCTcagccgccgccaccgcccaCGTCGTTGCATCAGCCCACGCCGACGGCTCCAGGTCCTCCAAGTCTACAGCATGGCCTGCATCCCGGACATCCGGGACACCCGCAACTGTCGGTGGCTTCATCGATGCCCCCGAGCTCCATTGGCATACCTCCCACGCTCTCGACGATGGCGCCCTCGCACATGCATCCTCACCTTCATCCGCACGCCCATCTGCAGGGTCTCCATCGGCCGCACGATCTGCCACCCAGTATGCATCCGCATGCTCCGATGCCGCTGTCGCTCCAGGGACATCCGCCACATGGTCACGGTGGACTGCCGCAGTCGCATgctccccagcagcagcagcagcaacagccaaCTGGCACGGTGCGTACGCCATCAcctgcccagcagcagcagcagccgccgagGTCTCTGCACGATCCGCAATCCTCGCGGGAGCCGCCCAGCTCGCAGCCCTCGACCACGATGGCAGCGGGATCGAGTGGCGGCGGCCCACCGCCGCAACAGTCGCCGCATGCGCATCGCACATCGCCGTTGCCCGGGCTCTCGGGTAGTGGTCCTCCGCCGCCGGGACTCATTGGGCATCCGATGGCCATACACCCGCACCTGGCCCACCTGCCACCGGGTCATCCGGCCCACGCAGCGCTCGCCCATCCGGGACACCATCTGCTCTCGCATTCGATAGCAGGCCTGGGACCGGGCGGTGGACCCATCGCCTTGCTAGCCGGACCCGGTGGCCTGGGAGGTATTCCCGAGTCCGCTCTCAGTCGCCGCACCCCGCCCTCTCACCTGCCACACGCCTCGCACGCCTCCGCGGCCCCGCTGACGCCGCATTCGGTGGCCAGCATGACCTCCAGCAGCATGTCGCTGACCACCAGCACGGTGCCATCGTCTGCCTTCAGTCGCGCCAGTCCCAGCGTACAGATCTCGagcggtggaggaggaggaggaccaaGCTCCTCAGGACCCGGCAGCGTTGGACTGGCCAACTCctcggcagcggcggcggcggctgcagCGGCAGCTGCCCATCGAGCGGCCTCGCCGGCGTCCAGCGTTAGCAGCCTGAGTCGCCAGAGCCCGCTGCATCCGGTGCCACAGTCGCCGCTCAGCCATCATCCCTCGTCCTCTGCGCTCTCCGCCGCGGCAGCCGCTGTGGCGGAAAGGGATCGGCATGCGCTGATGCGTCAGCAGTCGCCGCACATGACGCCACCGCCGGTGTCGCAGGCCTCGCTGATGGCCAGTCCGCTGAGCAAGATGTACGCTCCTCAACCGGGTCAGCGGGGTTTGGGAACATCTCCGCCGCCGCATTTGCGGCCAGGAGCCTCGCCGCCGGTCATCCGCCATCCTCAGATGCCGCTGCCGTTGCCGCTGATTGCACCTGGCGGGGGAATTCCGCAGATTGGAGTGCATCCCGGGCAGTCGCCGTATCCGCACCCGCTGCTGCATCCCTCGGTCTTCTACTCGCCGCATCACCATCCCTTCAATTCGCCATATGGATATGCGCCCTATGGTCCTGGTTTTCCGGCCTACATGAAGCCGCCGCCACAGCCGGGACAACTTGACCCCGCTGCCGTGATGGCCGCTCACCATGCCGGATTGCAAGGTCCGCCGCCGCAGCAGATGCGTCAGGATGAGCAGAATGCAGCGgcggccgcagcagcagctgcagctgctgagAAGCAACACCAGGCGGCTGCAGCAGCGGCCGCCCAGCAGCACAAGGCGCCGCAGCAACAGCCGCCCGGCGGAATGCCACCGAACAAGCCGCCGACGCCAAAGACGCCGCAGGGTCCGGGCGGTGGGATGCCTCCCGGAATGGGTGGACCGGGAACACCGACGGGACTGCCGCCTGGTGCCTACCCCGGCAGCCATATGCCGGGATATCCACAGGGACCGCCGCATGGATCGCCCTTCGCGCCGCAAGATGGTCAGCCTCACGGTCTGAAGCCCACGTCGCACATGGACGCCCTGCGAGCGCACGCACACTCGGCCAATTCGGCGGGAATGGGCGGCGGACATCATCCCACGGAGCCAT tgcCCATTGATATTGAGCCGGATCCGGAGCCAGAGATTCCCAGTCCCACGCACAACATACCACGTGGTCCCAGTCCCGAAGCGAAACCGGACGACACCGAGTGCCATCGCTCTCAGTCTGCCAT ATTTGTGCGCCACATCGATCGTGGGGATTACAACTCATGCACGAGAACGGATTTGATCTTCAAGCCGGTGGCCGACTCAAAGTTGGCTCGCAAGCGCGAAGAGCGCGACCGCAAGCTGGCCGAAAAGGAGCGAGAGCGGCGTCAG cagcagcaacaacagcaacagcagcagcaacaacagcaggcaGCAGCCGCTCAACAGGCGGCGCAGCAGGCCAAGATGAAGGCGGAGCTGAAGCCGCCGTATGCGGATACGCCAGCACTGCGCCAACTGTCGGAGTACGCTCGTCCCCACGTCGCCTTCAG TCCTGTTGAGCAGATGGTGCCATATCATCATCCAATGGGCCCCATGTACAGAGAGAG GGAACTGGAAGAGATCAAGAACGCACAAGCTGCTGCGGCGAGTCAATCCCGACTAGATCCGCACTGGATGGAGTACTATCGACG ATCTCTTTCCAACCATCCCCACAGCGGCATCCACCCCTCGCAGTTCCCCCTGTATGCGAATCCCGCGATATCGCAGATGGAGAGGGAGCGTCTGGGAATTCCACCTCCGCACCATGTGGGGTTGGACCCGGGCGAGCACATGGTGCGTATG ATACGATTGACGAGAGAATATCATGCACACTCTCATACTCATTTACATTTGCCTTTGCATCCACAGCCGCAACCACCGGAGGCCGGTTTCCAACTGCC